A stretch of Bordetella genomosp. 13 DNA encodes these proteins:
- a CDS encoding inositol phosphate phosphatase SopB produces the protein MSLELHNFRSLGTGAGGIDREIAIQRNAQGDEKAVHGESRLAGRLQKWTTEKTGGTIDRQALIDARVPVKTAFLNALAKAEGGDAAMRALRAAGLSDDWLTNDRPLTSRIINKVLDHAQQFRTAAVKHNEGALQAYLPSANDPTRRDERAAIISAVRAHPQFAQQNMSDQTLQGIVQQARTQVRDNEKAACESRFPGLSELATARNTPDRMHALTLVDHVEDHMLQSVPRDSVIRGGLDALQETTPLLGKSAWDQASMRQLDAELTAHHRTLGDLHADVISDLGTLQQKRDEVANGLESASVMLRARVDAGMSRQLVDEARTAVGSYETQLKDLDNQLGLLNALAKDLPRQQELVASKQAYLQEVRTNDPLSERAVAHNNLIWAQAGQHIVDKVAQGVQDGSIRLANGAPGTVALQQAWNNVIGQKQQDYVATEHNNNSIDAPAKKSKLSFADPNANHPVKQGQKAVIDALKTELRNAGVSEADIKKLTGNGSMREAQRQALSESTLWQPVSRTMLVMRDGAVNEYTSRITPAQHWNPDFTDRYTNASGRLQGVTAGETDNLEHARNLKVSELLDGGGKSLATVVGHGVLDMWAIEDKDARQRANEAGAKEVLELAASSNPRIEARLNAGQPMRMTHVSVNLISPDTLRSTSLANAIKPEFAEKDFTEAQFQAFQANSGDNVSMRMYDANSGQVRNVNANVDTITFSFGINSISTSPRTTALLGGVWHNVHAHNTGNMIKLVGDLGSGRDGSVGTRPGGFIGQVYDEMEKGLRSERAKAQPDQAVIRELEGQLHKLQVQTDLVKTMFTTEAFATGKGDTAKMGREILALQTLAEQSLSTLDSHGLGGGDMAATMSKGCKSDKDRGGVTDVELKSKLIMQDMGGDMDPDATLMGDDQQLYYTVSAGSGQIENQRWNTGLGGSKEAGHLKDRYTDERVRQNMSGLGTFAKA, from the coding sequence ATGTCACTCGAACTGCACAATTTCCGCTCACTGGGCACCGGAGCCGGCGGCATTGACCGCGAGATCGCGATCCAGCGCAATGCCCAGGGCGACGAGAAGGCGGTCCACGGCGAATCCCGCCTGGCTGGCCGCCTGCAGAAGTGGACCACCGAGAAGACCGGCGGCACCATCGACCGCCAGGCGCTGATCGATGCGCGCGTGCCGGTGAAGACCGCCTTCCTGAACGCCCTGGCCAAGGCCGAGGGCGGCGACGCCGCCATGCGCGCACTGCGGGCCGCCGGGCTGTCGGATGACTGGCTGACCAACGACCGGCCGCTGACTTCACGCATCATCAACAAGGTGCTGGACCACGCCCAGCAATTCCGCACCGCGGCCGTGAAGCACAACGAAGGCGCGCTGCAGGCTTACCTGCCGTCCGCCAACGATCCCACGCGCCGCGACGAGCGAGCGGCCATCATCTCGGCCGTGCGGGCCCATCCGCAGTTCGCCCAGCAGAACATGAGCGACCAGACGTTGCAGGGCATCGTTCAGCAGGCGCGCACACAGGTCCGCGACAACGAAAAGGCGGCGTGCGAAAGCCGCTTCCCGGGTCTCTCCGAACTGGCCACCGCCCGCAACACGCCCGACCGCATGCATGCCCTGACCCTGGTCGACCACGTCGAAGACCACATGCTGCAGTCCGTGCCGCGCGACAGCGTCATCCGCGGCGGCCTGGACGCGTTGCAGGAGACCACGCCGCTTCTGGGCAAGTCGGCCTGGGACCAGGCCTCGATGCGGCAGCTCGATGCCGAACTGACCGCACACCACCGCACACTGGGCGACCTGCATGCCGACGTGATCAGCGACCTGGGCACGCTGCAGCAGAAGCGCGACGAGGTGGCCAACGGCCTGGAAAGCGCCAGCGTGATGCTGCGCGCGCGCGTCGACGCCGGCATGTCGCGGCAGCTGGTCGACGAAGCCCGCACGGCGGTGGGCTCGTACGAGACCCAGCTGAAAGACCTGGACAACCAGCTGGGCCTGCTGAACGCCCTGGCCAAAGACCTGCCGCGCCAGCAGGAACTGGTGGCCAGCAAGCAGGCCTACCTGCAGGAGGTTCGCACCAACGACCCGCTGTCCGAACGGGCGGTGGCGCACAACAACCTGATCTGGGCGCAGGCGGGCCAGCACATCGTCGACAAGGTGGCGCAAGGAGTACAGGACGGCAGCATCCGGCTGGCCAACGGCGCGCCCGGCACGGTGGCGCTGCAGCAGGCCTGGAACAACGTCATCGGCCAGAAGCAGCAGGACTACGTCGCCACCGAGCACAACAACAACTCGATCGACGCGCCGGCCAAGAAAAGCAAGCTCTCGTTCGCCGACCCGAACGCCAACCACCCGGTGAAGCAGGGCCAGAAGGCGGTGATCGACGCCCTGAAGACCGAACTGCGCAATGCCGGCGTCTCGGAGGCGGACATCAAGAAACTGACCGGCAATGGCAGCATGCGCGAGGCGCAGCGCCAGGCGCTGTCCGAGTCCACGCTGTGGCAGCCCGTGTCGCGCACCATGCTGGTCATGCGCGACGGCGCCGTCAACGAGTACACCAGCCGCATCACGCCCGCGCAGCACTGGAACCCCGACTTCACCGACCGCTACACCAACGCCAGCGGGCGCCTGCAGGGCGTCACCGCCGGCGAGACCGACAACCTCGAGCATGCGCGCAACCTCAAGGTCAGCGAGCTGCTCGACGGCGGCGGGAAGTCGCTGGCCACGGTCGTCGGCCACGGCGTGCTGGACATGTGGGCCATCGAGGACAAGGACGCGCGGCAGAGAGCCAACGAGGCCGGCGCCAAGGAAGTGCTCGAACTGGCCGCGTCCAGCAACCCTCGCATCGAAGCCCGCCTGAACGCCGGCCAGCCCATGCGCATGACGCACGTCAGCGTCAACCTGATCTCGCCCGATACGCTGCGCAGCACCTCGCTGGCGAACGCGATCAAGCCCGAGTTCGCCGAGAAGGACTTCACCGAGGCCCAGTTCCAGGCCTTCCAGGCCAATTCGGGCGACAACGTCTCGATGCGCATGTACGACGCCAACAGCGGCCAAGTGCGCAACGTCAACGCGAACGTCGACACCATCACTTTCTCGTTCGGCATCAACTCGATCTCGACCTCGCCGCGCACCACCGCGCTGCTGGGCGGCGTGTGGCACAACGTGCACGCGCACAACACCGGGAACATGATCAAGCTGGTGGGCGACCTGGGCTCGGGCCGCGACGGATCGGTGGGCACCCGGCCCGGCGGATTCATCGGCCAGGTGTACGACGAAATGGAAAAGGGACTGCGCAGCGAGCGCGCCAAGGCGCAGCCCGACCAGGCCGTCATCCGCGAGCTGGAAGGCCAGCTGCACAAGCTCCAGGTGCAGACCGACCTGGTGAAGACCATGTTCACCACCGAAGCCTTCGCGACGGGCAAGGGGGACACGGCCAAGATGGGCCGCGAGATCCTGGCCCTGCAGACCCTGGCCGAGCAGAGCCTGTCCACGCTGGACTCCCACGGCCTGGGCGGCGGCGACATGGCGGCTACCATGTCCAAGGGCTGCAAGAGCGACAAGGACCGCGGCGGCGTCACCGACGTCGAACTGAAGTCCAAGCTGATCATGCAGGACATGGGCGGCGACATGGACCCGGACGCCACGCTGATGGGCGACGACCAGCAGCTGTACTACACGGTCAGCGCCGGCTCGGGCCAGATCGAGAACCAACGCTGGAACACCGGGTTGGGCGGCAGCAAGGAAGCCGGCCACCTCAAGGATCGCTATACCGACGAGCGGGTCCGGCAGAACATGTCCGGGCTCGGCACGTTCGCCAAGGCCTGA
- a CDS encoding LysR family transcriptional regulator, which yields MDRFDELQLFNRIVELGSFTQAAHELDIPRATASHAVKALERRLGTRLLDRTTRQVTPTLDGRTFYERSKRVLAELEGAETCLSNHVVNPHGTLRLDVHGKHATRIILPRISEFHDRYPQIDLVISSGDRLVDLVREGIDCVVRAGTPRDSSLVVRRLADMPEVICASPEYLQKHGVPHHPDELEDHCGVGFFTRGNEYRYPFTVVVDGEVREIEASGWMSVSDAESYLAAALAGCGLIQAPEFGLREHLQSGRLVRVLADWRCPTLPVSVLYASHEQLSPRVRVFIDWAREIYAEYFGGR from the coding sequence ATGGACCGCTTCGACGAACTGCAACTCTTCAACCGCATCGTGGAGCTGGGCAGCTTCACGCAGGCGGCGCACGAACTGGACATTCCTCGCGCAACGGCCTCGCATGCGGTGAAGGCGCTCGAGCGCAGGCTGGGCACGCGGCTGCTGGACCGCACCACCCGGCAGGTCACGCCTACCCTGGACGGGCGGACGTTCTACGAGCGCAGCAAGCGCGTGCTGGCGGAGCTCGAAGGGGCCGAAACCTGCCTCAGCAACCACGTCGTCAACCCGCACGGCACGCTGCGCCTGGACGTGCACGGCAAGCACGCCACGCGCATCATCCTGCCCCGTATCTCCGAATTTCATGATCGCTATCCGCAGATCGACCTGGTGATCAGCAGCGGCGACCGCCTGGTCGACCTCGTGAGGGAAGGCATAGACTGCGTGGTGCGCGCCGGCACGCCGCGCGACTCGTCGCTGGTCGTCCGTCGCCTGGCCGACATGCCCGAAGTCATCTGCGCCAGTCCGGAATACCTGCAGAAGCACGGCGTGCCTCACCATCCGGACGAACTGGAAGACCACTGCGGAGTCGGCTTCTTCACGCGCGGCAACGAGTACCGCTATCCGTTCACCGTCGTCGTCGACGGCGAGGTTCGCGAGATCGAGGCCAGCGGCTGGATGTCGGTCAGCGATGCCGAGAGCTATCTCGCCGCGGCGCTGGCCGGTTGCGGGCTCATCCAGGCGCCCGAGTTCGGCCTGCGCGAGCACCTGCAGTCCGGCAGGCTGGTGCGGGTACTGGCCGACTGGCGCTGCCCCACCCTGCCGGTATCCGTGCTGTACGCCTCGCACGAGCAGTTGTCGCCCCGCGTGCGCGTGTTCATCGACTGGGCGCGCGAAATCTACGCCGAATACTTCGGCGGCCGCTGA
- a CDS encoding c-type cytochrome — MMALNRYTFHRGRSRPLRVRTALRMLAMALPAIAACTPVSGQDLAAGQRLFQQRCASCHSVQPGQNRLGPHLAGIVGRPVASVPDARYSAALRAANTDWDEALLDRYLARPAQAFPGTTMGVGVPDAAQRAAILDYLKSL; from the coding sequence ATGATGGCATTGAACCGCTATACCTTCCACCGAGGCCGGTCGCGGCCTCTGCGCGTCCGGACGGCGCTGCGCATGCTGGCGATGGCGCTGCCGGCCATTGCCGCCTGTACTCCCGTGTCGGGGCAAGACCTTGCGGCGGGCCAGCGGCTGTTCCAGCAGCGCTGCGCCAGCTGCCATTCGGTGCAGCCCGGCCAGAATCGCCTCGGGCCGCACCTGGCCGGCATCGTGGGTCGTCCCGTGGCGTCGGTGCCGGACGCCCGCTACTCCGCCGCATTGCGTGCCGCGAACACCGACTGGGACGAGGCCTTGCTGGATCGCTACCTGGCTCGGCCTGCCCAGGCGTTTCCCGGCACGACGATGGGCGTCGGCGTGCCCGATGCCGCGCAGCGCGCTGCGATCCTGGACTATCTGAAGTCTCTCTAG
- a CDS encoding (2Fe-2S)-binding protein: MTTFTLNGKAVEVDADPQTPLLWLLRDHLGLTGTKYGCGAGACGACTVHLNGDAVFACQMPLEAVAGQEVTTIEGLSANGDHPLQRAWIAEQVPQCGYCQSGQIMRAAALLRQQPNPSRDEIVDGMAPNLCRCGTYQRIVRAIQRVAKEA, translated from the coding sequence ATGACGACATTCACGTTGAACGGCAAGGCGGTCGAAGTCGATGCCGATCCGCAGACCCCGCTGCTGTGGCTGCTGCGGGACCACCTGGGCCTGACGGGTACCAAGTACGGCTGTGGCGCGGGCGCTTGCGGCGCCTGCACGGTCCATCTGAACGGAGACGCCGTCTTCGCGTGCCAGATGCCGCTGGAGGCCGTTGCCGGCCAGGAAGTCACTACGATCGAAGGTTTGTCCGCCAATGGCGATCATCCGCTGCAGCGGGCCTGGATTGCCGAACAGGTGCCACAGTGCGGCTACTGCCAGTCGGGGCAGATCATGCGTGCGGCGGCGCTGTTGCGCCAGCAGCCGAATCCCAGCCGCGACGAGATCGTCGACGGCATGGCGCCCAATCTGTGCCGGTGCGGGACCTATCAGCGCATCGTGCGCGCGATCCAGCGCGTCGCCAAGGAGGCCTGA
- a CDS encoding xanthine dehydrogenase family protein molybdopterin-binding subunit, translating to MEMPVKSASRRSFMRSATLLGFAVMANGVVDVLYGSAAGQPAEAVPINAWVAVLRSGQVVIRFGSTEMGQGVMTSLPMILAEELDADWSSVQVLQVDQGPLKVYGNPNTGGILFTAGSSSVEGYFDVMRRAGASARRVLLHTAAAAWSVPVAELDTDAGWVMHARSGRHMSYAQVVASNSLVTDVPPVGDADLKPRSRYRLIGSDPGRRDIPDKTRGGTVYSIDVRVPGMVYAAALLAPVEGETPTSIDDGATRAIPGVIDVVTVPGAVAVVATQWEIAVAARQQLRVEWSATSRFRRAGSDDTLASTRQAADDMARPAVAWSSRGDAAGALGRAGARVVSAEYVTDYTYHAQMEPLAAVASVDEDGMGAEVWLGTQSQTLSIAAAAQALGTTPDRIRFHAMQMGGGFGRRTFFARDILRDAVLISRQVRRPVKLVWTREDDVRNGWFRPLTVHRLDAVLDDRHAVEALRHRVAAPSILAYAAPQRWETAAGKDLLVMEGTESSDYAVPNLLAEHVMVERQARVSAWRGIGWGSNCYARECFVDELAAAAGEDPAAFRRRLLADSPRGLAVLDAVVAMSGFGNPPAGRAHGLSFAGYKTTLGAGVAEVSVDRGSGQIRVHRFWAAVDPGFAIHPDGVVSQTEGGIMYGLSGLLKERITIVDGQVQQGNFHDYEPLRIHESPEVEVRIVESGAAPSGAGEIGVPMTGAAVANAVHALTGARLRHMPFTPDRVKAALGA from the coding sequence ATGGAAATGCCCGTCAAGAGCGCCTCCCGGCGCAGTTTCATGCGATCCGCCACGCTGCTCGGGTTCGCGGTGATGGCCAATGGCGTCGTGGACGTCCTGTATGGCTCCGCGGCCGGGCAGCCCGCAGAGGCCGTGCCCATCAACGCATGGGTAGCCGTGCTGCGCAGCGGACAGGTGGTGATCCGGTTCGGGTCGACCGAGATGGGGCAGGGCGTGATGACGTCGCTGCCCATGATCCTGGCCGAGGAACTGGACGCCGACTGGTCCTCGGTGCAGGTGTTGCAGGTGGACCAGGGACCGCTCAAGGTCTATGGCAATCCGAATACCGGCGGCATTCTGTTCACCGCGGGATCGTCGTCGGTCGAAGGCTACTTCGACGTGATGCGCCGCGCCGGCGCGAGCGCGCGCAGGGTACTGCTGCATACGGCCGCGGCGGCGTGGTCGGTGCCCGTCGCCGAGCTGGATACCGATGCGGGATGGGTCATGCACGCGCGCAGCGGGCGCCACATGTCGTACGCGCAGGTGGTGGCGTCGAACAGTCTGGTCACCGACGTGCCGCCGGTCGGCGACGCCGATCTCAAGCCGCGCTCACGCTACCGCCTGATCGGCTCCGATCCCGGTCGCCGGGACATCCCCGACAAGACGCGCGGCGGCACGGTCTACTCGATCGACGTGCGCGTGCCCGGCATGGTGTATGCCGCCGCGCTGCTGGCGCCCGTGGAAGGCGAGACGCCGACCAGCATCGACGATGGCGCGACCCGGGCGATCCCAGGCGTGATCGACGTGGTGACGGTGCCCGGCGCGGTGGCCGTGGTGGCGACGCAATGGGAGATCGCGGTGGCGGCGCGGCAGCAGCTGCGGGTGGAGTGGTCCGCGACGTCGCGCTTTCGTCGCGCGGGCAGCGACGACACGCTGGCCTCGACCCGGCAGGCGGCCGACGATATGGCCCGCCCCGCGGTCGCATGGTCCAGCCGGGGCGATGCGGCCGGCGCCTTGGGGCGCGCAGGGGCACGCGTGGTGTCGGCCGAGTACGTCACCGACTACACCTATCACGCGCAGATGGAGCCGCTGGCCGCGGTGGCCTCGGTGGACGAGGATGGCATGGGCGCCGAGGTGTGGCTGGGCACCCAGAGCCAGACCCTGTCCATTGCGGCCGCGGCGCAGGCGCTGGGCACCACGCCGGACCGCATCCGTTTCCATGCCATGCAGATGGGAGGCGGCTTCGGCCGACGCACCTTCTTCGCACGCGACATCCTGCGCGACGCGGTGCTCATCTCGCGCCAGGTGCGGCGGCCGGTGAAGCTGGTGTGGACGCGCGAGGACGACGTGCGCAATGGCTGGTTTCGTCCGTTGACCGTGCACAGGCTGGACGCCGTGCTCGATGACAGGCATGCGGTCGAGGCGCTGCGTCATCGGGTCGCGGCGCCGTCCATCCTGGCATACGCGGCGCCGCAGCGCTGGGAAACCGCCGCCGGCAAGGACCTGTTGGTCATGGAAGGCACGGAGAGCAGCGATTATGCGGTGCCGAACCTGCTTGCCGAACATGTCATGGTCGAGCGCCAGGCCCGCGTCTCGGCGTGGCGAGGCATAGGCTGGGGCTCGAACTGCTACGCGCGCGAGTGCTTCGTCGACGAGCTTGCCGCCGCGGCAGGCGAGGACCCGGCAGCCTTCAGGCGCCGCCTGCTGGCGGACAGCCCGCGCGGGCTGGCGGTGCTGGACGCGGTCGTGGCGATGTCCGGCTTCGGCAATCCGCCGGCGGGACGCGCCCACGGCCTGTCGTTCGCCGGGTACAAGACGACGCTGGGCGCCGGCGTGGCCGAGGTGTCGGTGGACCGCGGGTCCGGGCAGATCCGCGTGCATCGGTTCTGGGCCGCCGTGGATCCAGGCTTCGCCATTCATCCGGACGGCGTGGTGTCGCAGACCGAGGGGGGCATCATGTACGGCCTGTCGGGCCTGCTGAAGGAGCGCATCACCATTGTCGATGGCCAGGTGCAGCAGGGCAATTTCCACGACTACGAGCCGCTGCGCATCCACGAGAGCCCGGAGGTCGAGGTGCGCATCGTCGAATCCGGCGCGGCGCCCTCGGGCGCCGGCGAAATCGGCGTGCCCATGACGGGCGCTGCCGTCGCCAATGCCGTGCACGCGCTGACGGGCGCACGGCTGCGCCACATGCCTTTCACGCCCGACAGGGTCAAGGCCGCGCTGGGGGCATAG
- a CDS encoding ABC transporter ATP-binding protein/permease: protein MYFDYRLWQLTQGMRLGMAGGILLGLLALAAGIARYVFLGQMLAVVFRGEPWQAWAAPAAWAVAMVLLRAGLDHLRTLQANRCAATVQQVLRGRLYDRIVALGPAWFANQRTGGVMLTVVDGVEQLQTFFGQYLPQVAIAAAAPFAIFAVIAFWDVPTALVLLAAALFALFGPMAVHMLDRRASLARSQSLKDFGEEFLDAVQGLPTLKSFGQGKSWGRRLAERARRLSDGTMWVLSVSLLTRGISDLGVAMGAALALTLGAWRVSSGQMSVEALLIVLMAGTEIFRPLRDLRAVLHRGMLGQSAATGIHALMDAESSASALAAQTPGRSPAELVPTIEFDDVRFAYTSDRPAHQGLRFRIEAGERVGVVGPSGAGKSTIVRLLLKEALAQSGSVRIGGHDVRELDAQALLSRIAVVSQDITLFHGSLDENLRLGRPDATHEQVRAAARAANIDDFIMALPEGYATRIGERGLQLSGGQRQRVAIARALLRDAPILVLDEALSSVDTENEALIQQALDRLMAGRTTLILAHRLASVVGADRCLVLDHGRVVEEGTHAALMQRRGLYYRLMHEQDAARGQAARSDGPSPAASAQRRQDDDSRRGGPAPRTLDQDADQVGWRQTLATLLGVVRPWRGTLLTTIVLGVARVTAYIGVGVLSALVVAAIRDGAPFGGLLAALLVAAPLAALFHWLESWLAHAMAYRLLGDLRVKLYDKLERLAPAYLLQRRSGDLVSLATQDVEMVEYFYAHTIGPAIVSVLVPLTVLGFLAAYSWPVALALLPFLAYALLSPIRGRRRIDALGDKARQALGEMSAHTTDTIQGLAELTAFQATGRRRARFLELAAQYGRRRLDMLRDLSAQTAWFEATMGLGGLAVAVVGALQVSAGTLSAGMLPLLILIALATFLPVSEISQVSRQLADTIAATRRLHVVSNEPEPVTDGPRGAPHAPQGLSVEFDDVSFAYPGQSSDSLKRLRFTVPAGATAALVGASGAGKSTVASLLLRFWDPREGAIRVGGVDVREMRLDALRDCVALVTQDTYLFNDTLAANIRLAKPDATESELRRAVEQAALSDFVRTLPDGLDTRVGERGMQLSGGQRQRISIARAFLKNAPLLILDEATSHLDTLSELQVRAALEVLMQHRTTLVIAHRLSTIQDADLILVLEDGRLAQAGTHAELLGQQGFYARASAH, encoded by the coding sequence ATGTACTTCGACTATCGGCTGTGGCAACTCACGCAGGGCATGCGCCTGGGCATGGCCGGCGGCATTCTGCTGGGGCTGCTGGCGCTGGCCGCCGGCATCGCCCGCTATGTCTTCCTGGGCCAGATGCTGGCCGTTGTGTTCAGGGGTGAACCGTGGCAGGCCTGGGCAGCGCCCGCGGCCTGGGCGGTGGCCATGGTGCTGCTGCGCGCCGGCCTGGACCATCTGCGTACGCTGCAGGCCAACCGGTGCGCGGCCACGGTGCAGCAGGTGCTGCGCGGCCGCCTGTACGATCGCATCGTGGCGTTGGGGCCGGCGTGGTTCGCCAACCAGCGCACCGGCGGCGTCATGCTGACGGTGGTCGATGGCGTCGAGCAGTTGCAGACTTTCTTCGGCCAATACTTGCCGCAGGTCGCCATTGCGGCGGCCGCGCCTTTCGCGATCTTCGCTGTGATCGCATTCTGGGACGTGCCGACGGCGCTGGTGCTGCTGGCCGCGGCGCTTTTCGCGCTGTTCGGCCCGATGGCCGTGCACATGCTGGACCGGCGCGCCAGCCTGGCCCGGTCCCAGTCGCTGAAGGACTTCGGCGAAGAGTTCCTGGACGCGGTGCAGGGCCTGCCCACGCTGAAGTCCTTCGGGCAGGGCAAGTCGTGGGGCCGGCGCCTGGCCGAGCGGGCCCGCCGCCTGTCCGACGGCACGATGTGGGTGCTGTCCGTCAGCCTGCTGACGCGCGGCATCAGCGACCTGGGCGTGGCCATGGGCGCGGCGCTGGCGCTGACGCTGGGCGCGTGGCGCGTCAGCAGCGGGCAGATGAGCGTCGAGGCCCTGTTGATCGTGCTGATGGCGGGCACGGAAATATTCCGGCCGCTGCGCGACCTGCGCGCCGTGCTGCATCGGGGCATGCTGGGCCAGTCCGCCGCCACCGGCATCCATGCGCTGATGGATGCCGAATCGAGCGCGTCAGCCCTGGCCGCGCAGACGCCGGGCCGCTCCCCGGCGGAACTCGTACCGACCATCGAGTTCGATGACGTGCGCTTCGCGTACACGAGCGATCGTCCGGCTCACCAGGGCCTGCGGTTTCGCATCGAGGCGGGCGAGCGCGTGGGCGTGGTCGGCCCCAGCGGCGCGGGCAAGTCCACCATCGTGCGCCTGCTGCTGAAGGAGGCCCTGGCGCAGTCCGGCAGCGTGCGCATCGGCGGCCACGACGTGCGCGAGCTGGATGCGCAGGCGCTGCTGTCGCGCATCGCCGTGGTCAGCCAGGACATCACGCTGTTCCATGGCTCGCTGGACGAGAACCTGCGGCTGGGCAGGCCCGACGCCACGCACGAGCAGGTGCGGGCGGCGGCGCGCGCCGCCAACATCGACGACTTCATCATGGCCTTGCCCGAGGGCTATGCCACGCGCATCGGCGAACGCGGCCTGCAGCTGTCGGGCGGGCAGCGCCAGCGCGTGGCGATCGCGCGGGCGCTGCTGCGCGACGCGCCCATCCTGGTGCTGGACGAAGCGTTGTCGTCCGTCGACACCGAGAACGAGGCGCTGATCCAGCAGGCGCTGGACCGGCTGATGGCCGGCCGCACCACCCTGATCCTGGCGCACCGGCTGGCCAGCGTCGTGGGCGCGGATCGCTGCCTGGTGCTCGACCACGGACGCGTGGTCGAGGAAGGCACGCATGCCGCGCTGATGCAGCGCCGCGGCCTGTACTACCGGCTGATGCACGAGCAGGACGCGGCGCGCGGGCAGGCCGCACGGTCCGACGGCCCATCGCCGGCCGCGTCCGCGCAACGGCGGCAGGACGACGACAGCCGGCGCGGCGGCCCGGCGCCTCGTACGCTGGACCAAGACGCTGACCAAGTCGGCTGGCGGCAGACGCTGGCCACGCTGCTGGGCGTGGTGCGGCCCTGGCGCGGCACCCTGTTGACCACGATCGTGCTGGGCGTGGCGCGCGTCACCGCGTACATCGGCGTAGGCGTGCTGAGCGCGCTGGTGGTGGCGGCAATCCGCGACGGCGCGCCCTTCGGCGGCCTGCTCGCCGCACTGCTGGTGGCCGCCCCGCTGGCCGCGCTGTTCCATTGGCTGGAATCCTGGCTGGCGCACGCCATGGCCTATCGGCTGCTGGGCGACCTGCGCGTGAAGCTGTACGACAAGCTCGAACGCCTGGCGCCCGCCTATCTGCTGCAGCGGCGGTCCGGCGACCTGGTGTCGCTGGCCACGCAGGACGTGGAGATGGTCGAGTACTTCTACGCCCACACCATCGGCCCGGCGATCGTGTCGGTGCTGGTGCCGCTGACGGTGCTGGGTTTCCTGGCGGCCTACAGCTGGCCGGTGGCGCTGGCGCTGCTGCCGTTCCTGGCCTATGCCCTGCTCTCGCCCATCCGCGGCCGGCGGCGCATCGACGCGCTGGGCGACAAAGCGCGCCAGGCGCTGGGCGAGATGAGCGCGCATACCACCGACACCATCCAGGGCCTGGCCGAACTGACGGCCTTCCAGGCCACCGGCCGCCGCCGCGCACGGTTCCTGGAACTGGCCGCGCAGTACGGCCGCCGCAGGCTGGATATGCTGCGCGACCTGTCCGCGCAGACCGCCTGGTTCGAAGCCACCATGGGCCTGGGCGGCCTGGCCGTGGCGGTCGTGGGCGCGCTGCAGGTCTCGGCGGGTACGCTGTCCGCGGGCATGCTGCCGCTGCTGATCCTGATCGCGCTGGCCACCTTCCTGCCGGTATCCGAGATCTCGCAGGTCAGCAGGCAACTGGCCGACACCATCGCGGCCACGCGCCGCCTGCACGTGGTGTCGAACGAACCGGAACCCGTCACGGACGGGCCTCGCGGCGCGCCGCACGCGCCGCAGGGACTGTCCGTGGAATTCGACGACGTCAGCTTCGCCTATCCCGGGCAGAGCAGCGACTCGTTGAAGCGCCTGCGCTTCACGGTGCCGGCCGGCGCGACCGCCGCGCTGGTGGGCGCCTCGGGCGCGGGCAAGAGCACCGTGGCCAGCCTGCTGCTGCGCTTCTGGGATCCGCGCGAAGGCGCCATCCGCGTCGGCGGCGTGGACGTGCGCGAGATGCGGCTGGACGCCCTGCGCGACTGCGTGGCGCTGGTCACGCAGGATACCTACCTGTTCAACGACACGCTGGCAGCCAACATCCGCCTGGCGAAGCCGGATGCCACCGAGAGCGAGCTGCGGCGCGCGGTCGAACAGGCCGCGCTGTCGGACTTCGTGCGCACGCTGCCCGATGGCCTGGACACGCGGGTCGGCGAACGCGGCATGCAACTGTCGGGCGGGCAGCGCCAGCGCATCTCCATCGCGCGCGCCTTCCTGAAGAACGCGCCCTTGCTGATCCTGGACGAGGCCACGTCGCACCTGGACACGCTGTCGGAACTGCAGGTGCGCGCCGCGCTGGAGGTGCTGATGCAGCACCGCACCACGCTGGTCATCGCGCACCGCCTGTCCACCATTCAGGATGCCGACCTGATCCTGGTGCTGGAGGACGGACGGCTGGCGCAGGCCGGCACCCACGCCGAACTGCTGGGGCAGCAGGGATTCTATGCGCGGGCCAGTGCGCACTGA